One Thermus sp. CCB_US3_UF1 DNA window includes the following coding sequences:
- a CDS encoding DUF721 domain-containing protein, with the protein MLYGRGGGALPWRLKEVLPEALKRAGGKERLQRGLVLASWKEVVGRELARLTEAVALEEGVLTVWVADPVTAHQLTYSRLALLRRYEERFPGKVREIRFLVGRLEAPSPEPPPPPKDPEAGRKALALAQLAPSELREAVARAAFALFAHKRGNPCPLCGTPSETHPCPTCRRLLESPLVRKEAERLKRGRPPRLEGEALLVARHLARERLLAEMRELYPQALREAGLRPLLRDLARRFQSLFPEEALPEGVQSLLAKED; encoded by the coding sequence ATGCTCTATGGCAGGGGGGGTGGTGCTCTGCCCTGGCGGCTGAAAGAGGTCCTTCCCGAAGCCCTCAAGCGGGCTGGGGGGAAGGAGCGCCTGCAACGGGGCCTGGTCCTGGCCTCCTGGAAGGAGGTGGTGGGCCGGGAGCTAGCCCGCCTCACCGAGGCCGTTGCCCTGGAAGAGGGGGTCCTCACCGTGTGGGTGGCGGATCCCGTAACCGCCCACCAGCTGACCTATAGCCGCCTGGCCCTCCTCCGCCGGTACGAGGAGCGCTTCCCGGGAAAGGTGCGGGAGATCCGCTTCCTGGTGGGGAGGCTCGAGGCCCCCTCCCCGGAACCCCCGCCGCCACCCAAGGACCCAGAGGCGGGCCGCAAGGCCCTGGCCTTGGCCCAGCTGGCTCCCTCAGAGCTACGGGAAGCCGTGGCCCGTGCGGCCTTTGCCCTTTTCGCGCACAAACGGGGGAACCCCTGCCCCCTCTGCGGCACCCCCAGCGAAACCCATCCCTGCCCCACCTGCCGCCGCCTCTTGGAAAGCCCCCTGGTGCGCAAGGAGGCCGAGCGCCTGAAGCGGGGCCGCCCCCCCCGCCTGGAAGGGGAGGCCCTCCTGGTGGCCCGCCACCTGGCCCGCGAGAGGCTCCTGGCCGAGATGCGGGAACTCTACCCCCAGGCCCTGCGGGAGGCAGGGCTCCGCCCCTTGTTGCGGGACCTGGCCCGCCGCTTCCAAAGCCTTTTTCCTGAGGAGGCTTTGCCCGAAGGGGTGCAAAGCCTCCTGGCCAAGGAGGACTAA
- the recF gene encoding DNA replication and repair protein RecF (All proteins in this family for which functions are known are DNA-binding proteins that assist the filamentation of RecA onto DNA for the initiation of recombination or recombinational repair.), whose amino-acid sequence MRLRLFRQKGFRNLYLETFHPPPVPFAVVGGNAQGKTSLLLGVHLLLGGEVRASLADLVRFGEREAWLYGEVETELGRYRVEQRLFPEGREIRVNGKAVGLKGLWELPGSVLLLPEDVEVVLGPKEERRGFLDRMIGRFSRRYAALLSAYEKVLRQRNALLKAGGNGLSVWDRELARYGTEIMAFRRRFLRRFLPTFQEVHRSLAPGEVGLALEESAQGDFLEALEQRRPEELLRGQTLLGPHRDDLVFLLAGRPAHRFASRGEAKALALALRLAEHRLLWEHHGEAPLLLVDEWSEELDPGRRKALLTYAQGLPQAILAGLQTPEGMPVCSMAGGVVLCPGG is encoded by the coding sequence ATGCGGCTACGCCTGTTTCGCCAGAAGGGATTCCGCAACCTTTACCTGGAAACCTTCCATCCCCCTCCGGTCCCCTTCGCCGTGGTGGGGGGAAACGCCCAGGGCAAGACCAGCCTGCTTCTGGGGGTGCACCTCCTCCTGGGAGGGGAGGTGCGGGCCTCCTTGGCCGACCTGGTGCGCTTCGGGGAACGGGAGGCCTGGCTCTATGGCGAGGTGGAGACCGAGCTTGGGCGCTACCGGGTGGAGCAGAGGCTTTTCCCCGAGGGGCGGGAGATCCGGGTGAACGGGAAGGCCGTGGGCCTAAAGGGGCTTTGGGAGCTGCCCGGCTCCGTGCTCCTCCTCCCTGAGGACGTGGAGGTGGTCCTGGGGCCCAAGGAGGAGCGGCGGGGGTTTCTGGACCGGATGATCGGGCGGTTTTCCCGCCGCTACGCCGCCCTGCTTTCCGCCTACGAGAAGGTCCTGCGCCAGCGCAACGCCCTCCTCAAGGCGGGCGGGAACGGGCTTTCCGTGTGGGACCGGGAACTGGCCCGCTATGGAACCGAGATCATGGCCTTTAGGCGGCGCTTTCTCAGGCGCTTCCTGCCCACCTTCCAGGAGGTGCACCGCTCCTTGGCCCCGGGGGAGGTGGGGCTGGCCCTCGAGGAAAGCGCGCAGGGGGATTTCCTCGAGGCCCTGGAACAGCGCCGCCCGGAGGAACTCCTCCGGGGACAGACCCTTCTCGGCCCCCATCGGGACGACCTGGTCTTCCTCCTCGCTGGCCGTCCCGCCCACCGCTTCGCTAGCCGCGGGGAGGCCAAGGCCCTGGCCCTGGCCCTGCGCCTGGCCGAGCACCGCCTGCTCTGGGAACACCACGGGGAGGCTCCCCTCCTCCTGGTGGACGAGTGGAGCGAGGAGCTGGACCCAGGAAGGCGGAAGGCCCTCCTTACCTACGCCCAGGGCTTACCCCAAGCCATCCTGGCCGGCCTTCAAACCCCAGAGGGGATGCCGGTATGCTCTATGGCAGGGGGGGTGGTGCTCTGCCCTGGCGGCTGA
- a CDS encoding MFS transporter yields the protein MSALGLLFLTLFNSVLGLSLLFPILGPLGRSLGLSEVQVGLFSTGYALMQFLLAPYWGRRSEGGRKPVLLLGILGFAASFLLFGLLALLGQKGLLPPGLLFPLLLLSRLLGGAFSSATLPTAQAYVADVTGRENRTAGMALLGAAFGLAVIVGPAIGAGLAGLLGLLAPVFFASGIALLNALFVALVLPESRPQGTREERRLSPWDGRVFPLLLLGFALNLSSVALEQTVAFYFQDRLGLSGVATAQKVGLALVLYGAVAVLVQGFLVRRLAWPPKTLLLLGLPLGLAGFLVLVLAQGFWALALGLALQGAGAALAGPGVTAALSLAVGEGEQGPVAGLNASAQALGRMLGPLLGTGLYRLAPEAPYLLGAGLLLLSWALLPLLFRRVRL from the coding sequence GTGTCCGCCCTAGGCCTGCTCTTCCTCACCCTCTTCAACAGCGTCCTGGGCCTTTCCCTCCTCTTCCCCATCCTGGGCCCCTTGGGGCGTTCCCTGGGCCTTTCCGAGGTCCAGGTGGGGCTTTTCTCCACGGGCTACGCCCTGATGCAGTTCCTCCTCGCCCCCTACTGGGGGCGGCGGAGCGAAGGGGGGCGGAAGCCCGTCCTCCTCCTGGGTATCCTGGGGTTTGCCGCAAGCTTCCTCCTCTTTGGCCTTCTGGCCCTTCTGGGGCAAAAGGGCCTCCTGCCCCCGGGGCTTCTCTTTCCCCTTTTGCTCCTAAGCCGGCTTCTGGGCGGGGCGTTTAGCTCCGCCACCCTGCCCACGGCCCAGGCCTACGTGGCCGACGTGACCGGCAGGGAAAACCGCACCGCGGGCATGGCCCTCCTGGGGGCGGCCTTTGGCCTGGCGGTGATCGTGGGGCCGGCCATCGGGGCGGGGCTTGCCGGCCTCTTGGGCCTCCTGGCCCCCGTCTTCTTCGCCAGCGGCATCGCCCTCCTCAACGCCCTTTTCGTGGCCCTGGTCCTCCCCGAGTCCCGGCCCCAAGGGACCAGGGAAGAGCGCCGCCTCTCCCCTTGGGATGGGCGGGTCTTCCCCTTGCTCCTCCTGGGCTTTGCCCTGAACCTCTCCAGCGTGGCCCTGGAGCAGACGGTGGCCTTTTACTTCCAGGACCGCCTGGGCCTTTCCGGGGTCGCCACGGCCCAGAAGGTGGGGCTGGCCCTGGTGCTCTACGGGGCGGTGGCCGTCTTGGTCCAGGGCTTCCTGGTGCGGCGGCTGGCCTGGCCCCCCAAGACCCTCCTCCTCCTGGGCCTCCCCTTGGGGCTTGCGGGCTTCTTGGTGCTCGTTCTGGCCCAGGGGTTTTGGGCCTTGGCCCTGGGCCTGGCCCTGCAGGGAGCCGGGGCGGCCCTGGCGGGGCCTGGGGTCACGGCGGCCCTTTCCCTGGCGGTGGGGGAAGGGGAGCAGGGCCCCGTAGCAGGGCTCAACGCCTCGGCCCAGGCCCTGGGACGGATGCTGGGGCCCCTGCTGGGCACGGGGCTTTACCGCCTGGCCCCCGAGGCCCCCTACCTGTTGGGGGCGGGCCTCCTCCTGCTTTCCTGGGCCCTTCTCCCCCTCCTCTTTCGCCGGGTGAGGCTTTAG
- the pstB gene encoding phosphate ABC transporter ATP-binding protein PstB, which yields MVSLEMLKEHETVRTAPVSPGEALVEVKDLNLYYGAKQALFHISVRFPKNQVTAIIGPSGCGKSTLLRSLNRMNDLIPGVRVEGEVLYEGVNIYDPRVDPVAVRRHIGMVFQKPNPFPKTIFENVAFGLKLMGVKGSELEDRVVEALKRAALWNEVQDIFKKQSGLRLSGGQQQRLCIARAIAVEPPLLLMDEPTSALDPIATQAIEDLILELKERYTVVIVTHNMQQAARISDRTLFMHLGVLVEEGPTEVIFTKPQHPYTEAYITGRFG from the coding sequence ATGGTGAGTCTGGAAATGCTCAAAGAGCACGAGACGGTGCGCACCGCGCCCGTCTCCCCCGGCGAGGCCCTGGTGGAGGTCAAGGATCTCAACCTCTACTACGGCGCCAAACAGGCCCTTTTCCACATCAGCGTCCGCTTCCCCAAGAACCAGGTCACCGCCATCATCGGCCCCTCGGGGTGTGGAAAGAGCACCCTGCTGCGCTCCCTCAACCGCATGAACGACCTCATCCCCGGGGTGCGGGTGGAGGGGGAGGTGCTTTACGAAGGGGTGAACATCTACGACCCCCGGGTGGACCCGGTGGCCGTCCGCCGCCATATCGGCATGGTCTTCCAAAAGCCCAACCCCTTCCCCAAGACCATCTTTGAAAACGTGGCCTTTGGCCTTAAGCTCATGGGGGTCAAGGGCAGCGAGCTGGAGGACCGGGTGGTGGAGGCCCTGAAGCGGGCCGCCCTCTGGAACGAGGTGCAGGACATCTTCAAGAAGCAAAGCGGCCTCCGCCTCTCCGGGGGCCAGCAGCAGCGCCTTTGCATCGCCCGGGCCATCGCCGTGGAACCTCCCCTCCTCCTCATGGACGAGCCCACCAGCGCCCTGGACCCCATCGCCACCCAGGCCATTGAGGACCTGATCCTCGAGCTCAAGGAGCGGTACACGGTGGTCATCGTCACCCACAACATGCAGCAGGCGGCGCGCATCTCCGACCGCACCCTCTTCATGCACCTGGGGGTGCTGGTGGAGGAAGGCCCCACCGAGGTGATCTTCACCAAGCCCCAGCACCCCTATACGGAGGCCTACATCACCGGGCGCTTCGGTTAG
- the pstA gene encoding phosphate ABC transporter permease PstA: MNKTLAQPPQEAFGTDPWKTRIDRTFARALVLPLILSIGLLILLLGDTLYRSVSVQVVRADEGPGKTYPFGLSASEVLKQELLARGYTEEEVKALLQDPTERRVLFLQNRVELMWNTQDGPFRYVVTGLRDERVEDFSLAEGLRRWNELKAGLGEGERLVLNPWLDQSFLTRTPSRSPLTAGIGVAIWGTVWVLSLALLIAIPVGIGTAILLEEYLREGTLNRILEVNLRNLAGVPSIVYGLLGLAIFVRELGLGPTILAAALTLGLLGIPVIVVTSREALRAVPESLRQAAFALGATRRQVVFRVVVPAALPGMVTGVILSAARLIGEAAPLLLVGAAAYVPFFPSGPMSEYTVIPVQIYLWVSMNIPEFARVAAAGILVMLLALSGLYLLALYLRNRFRREW, encoded by the coding sequence ATGAATAAGACCCTGGCCCAACCCCCACAAGAAGCCTTCGGGACCGACCCTTGGAAAACCCGCATTGACCGAACTTTCGCACGGGCCCTTGTCCTTCCCCTGATCCTCTCCATCGGCTTGCTGATCCTCCTCCTGGGGGATACCCTCTACCGCAGCGTCTCCGTGCAGGTGGTGCGGGCGGACGAGGGCCCGGGAAAGACCTACCCCTTTGGCCTTTCCGCCAGCGAGGTCCTGAAGCAGGAACTCCTGGCCCGGGGCTACACGGAAGAGGAGGTTAAGGCCCTCCTCCAGGACCCCACGGAGCGCCGGGTCCTCTTCCTGCAGAACCGGGTGGAGCTCATGTGGAACACCCAGGACGGGCCCTTCCGCTACGTGGTCACCGGGCTCCGCGACGAGCGGGTGGAGGACTTCTCCTTGGCGGAAGGGCTAAGGCGCTGGAACGAGCTCAAGGCGGGGCTTGGCGAAGGGGAGAGATTGGTGCTCAACCCCTGGCTGGACCAGAGCTTCCTCACCCGCACCCCCTCCCGCTCCCCCCTCACGGCGGGGATCGGGGTGGCCATCTGGGGGACGGTCTGGGTTCTTTCCCTGGCCCTCCTCATCGCCATCCCCGTGGGGATCGGCACCGCCATCCTCCTGGAGGAGTACCTGCGGGAGGGGACCTTGAACCGTATCCTCGAGGTCAACCTGCGCAACCTGGCCGGGGTGCCCTCCATCGTTTATGGCCTCCTAGGCCTAGCCATCTTCGTCCGGGAGCTGGGCCTGGGCCCCACCATCCTGGCCGCCGCCCTCACCCTAGGGCTTTTGGGCATCCCGGTGATCGTGGTCACCTCCCGCGAGGCCCTAAGGGCCGTGCCCGAGTCCTTGCGCCAAGCGGCCTTTGCCCTAGGGGCCACGCGGCGGCAGGTGGTCTTCCGGGTGGTGGTGCCCGCCGCCTTGCCTGGCATGGTCACGGGGGTCATCCTCTCCGCCGCCCGGCTCATCGGCGAGGCGGCCCCCCTCCTCCTGGTAGGGGCCGCGGCCTACGTGCCCTTCTTCCCCTCCGGCCCCATGTCCGAGTACACGGTGATCCCCGTGCAGATCTACCTCTGGGTTTCCATGAACATCCCCGAGTTCGCCCGGGTGGCGGCGGCGGGCATCCTGGTCATGCTCCTGGCCCTCTCGGGCCTTTACCTCTTGGCCCTTTACCTTAGGAACCGTTTCAGGAGGGAATGGTGA
- the pstC gene encoding phosphate ABC transporter permease subunit PstC has translation MEILKQRPSRNPKEVLTFALLVLLSSVTLFTTLGVILSLIGDVAQFFRRVPLLEFLLAPEWTPLFDEPRYGISPLIAGTFLVTFIALLVAVPLGLALAIYLSEYASGPARARIKGTLELFEGIPTVVFGYFALLFVTPLLQRFIPDLNIFNPLSAGLVMGFAIIPYISNVAADAMESVPRSIREAAYALGARPYEVALRVVFPAAISGIIAAIILATSRAIGETMIVAIAAGQRPALTLDPRETIATMTSYIVQAATGDQPTGSTAFYALFAVGFTLFLLTLLLNILAQYVVERYRERYE, from the coding sequence ATGGAGATCTTGAAGCAAAGGCCCTCGAGGAACCCCAAGGAGGTACTCACCTTCGCCCTACTGGTCCTCCTTTCCTCCGTCACCCTCTTCACCACCTTAGGGGTCATCTTGAGCCTCATCGGGGACGTGGCCCAGTTCTTCCGCCGGGTGCCCCTCCTGGAGTTCCTCCTGGCCCCAGAGTGGACCCCCCTCTTCGACGAGCCCCGCTACGGCATCAGCCCCCTGATCGCCGGCACCTTCCTGGTGACCTTCATCGCCCTCCTGGTGGCGGTGCCCTTGGGGCTGGCCCTGGCCATTTACCTCTCGGAGTACGCCTCAGGGCCTGCCCGGGCCCGCATCAAGGGGACCCTGGAGCTCTTTGAGGGCATCCCCACCGTGGTCTTCGGCTACTTTGCCCTCCTCTTCGTCACCCCCCTGCTCCAGCGCTTCATCCCCGACCTCAACATCTTCAACCCCCTTTCCGCAGGGCTGGTCATGGGCTTCGCCATCATCCCCTACATCTCCAACGTGGCCGCCGACGCCATGGAGTCCGTGCCCCGCTCCATCCGCGAGGCGGCCTACGCCCTGGGGGCTAGGCCCTACGAGGTGGCCCTGCGGGTGGTCTTCCCCGCCGCCATCTCCGGCATCATCGCCGCCATCATCCTGGCCACCAGCCGGGCCATCGGCGAGACCATGATCGTGGCCATCGCCGCCGGCCAGCGCCCTGCCCTCACCCTGGACCCCCGGGAGACCATCGCCACCATGACCAGCTACATCGTCCAGGCGGCCACCGGGGACCAGCCCACGGGCTCCACCGCCTTCTATGCCCTCTTCGCCGTGGGCTTCACCCTCTTCCTCCTCACCCTCCTCCTGAACATCCTGGCCCAGTACGTGGTGGAACGCTACCGGGAGCGGTATGAATAA
- a CDS encoding PstS family phosphate ABC transporter substrate-binding protein — MRKAIGLALVALLGTALAQVRSDGSSTVYPITQAVAEEFVTRNPQVKISVAFSGTGAGFQKFCRGETDVQNASRPIRKSEMEACQKAGIQYIEIPIAYDALSILVNKQNTWAQCLTTAQLKSIWEPNAKVNFWKDLNPAWPNRRIVLFGAGTDSGTFDYFTEAIMGRAGSIRKDYFPSEDDNVIMRGVTGNPYAMAFVGFAYYEENKDKVRALAVDGGKGCVAPSRESVLNGTYTPLARPLFIYVNLKSLERKEVRDFVDFYLSPAARRAIRATGYVELPEEAYRIGQALVARKKTGSFFSDLPPGTPLSKFIEELRKEVQ; from the coding sequence ATGCGCAAAGCCATCGGTTTAGCCTTGGTCGCCCTGCTGGGCACGGCCCTGGCCCAGGTTCGCTCGGACGGGTCCTCCACCGTCTACCCCATCACCCAGGCGGTGGCGGAGGAGTTCGTCACCCGAAACCCCCAGGTGAAGATCTCCGTGGCCTTCTCCGGCACGGGGGCGGGCTTCCAGAAGTTCTGCCGCGGGGAGACGGACGTGCAAAACGCCAGCCGCCCCATCCGCAAGTCCGAGATGGAGGCCTGCCAGAAGGCGGGGATCCAGTACATTGAGATCCCCATCGCCTACGATGCCCTCTCCATCCTGGTGAACAAGCAGAACACCTGGGCCCAGTGCTTGACCACGGCCCAGCTCAAGTCCATCTGGGAGCCCAACGCCAAGGTGAACTTCTGGAAGGACCTGAACCCCGCCTGGCCCAACCGCCGCATCGTCCTCTTCGGGGCGGGTACCGACTCGGGGACCTTTGACTACTTCACCGAGGCCATCATGGGCCGGGCCGGATCCATCCGCAAGGACTACTTCCCCTCCGAGGACGACAACGTGATCATGCGCGGGGTGACGGGGAACCCCTACGCCATGGCCTTCGTGGGCTTCGCCTACTACGAGGAGAACAAGGACAAGGTGCGGGCCCTGGCCGTGGACGGGGGCAAGGGGTGCGTGGCCCCCAGCCGGGAGAGCGTGCTCAACGGCACCTACACCCCCCTGGCCCGGCCCCTCTTCATCTACGTGAACCTGAAGAGCCTGGAGCGCAAGGAGGTGCGGGACTTCGTGGACTTCTACCTCTCCCCCGCTGCCCGCCGCGCCATCCGGGCCACGGGCTACGTGGAGCTTCCCGAGGAGGCCTACCGCATTGGCCAGGCCCTGGTGGCCCGCAAGAAGACGGGGAGCTTCTTCAGCGACCTGCCCCCGGGAACCCCGCTTTCCAAGTTCATCGAGGAGCTGAGGAAGGAAGTGCAGTAA
- the mnmA gene encoding tRNA 2-thiouridine(34) synthase MnmA, with protein sequence MKRVLVAMSGGVDSSVAAYLLKEAGYEVVGAMMRFWPEEPPAPRLEAGGGRAWESCCTPDAAYEARRVAELLGIPFYLLDYREVFAEEIIQPFLRDYAQGRTPNPCARCNTQVKFGAFLKQARRLGLDYVATGHYVRREGEALLRGVDPAKDQTYFLWGTPKEAIPHLLFPVGGFHKAEVRAMAARAGLPTARKPESQNLCFIAGDLRGFLAEKLQARPGPLVDVETGEVVGEHQGASLYTLGQRKGLGLHKTHLERYVVGLDPGANIVYVGPKEAAFWGGLEGEEVNLLAELPEEVEVQVRYRTPPVRARVESLSPLRLRFQSPVFAVTPGQSAVFYQGERLLGGAVIRKGLYNLAGFDPKLMEKALTFS encoded by the coding sequence ATGAAGCGGGTTTTGGTGGCCATGTCCGGCGGGGTGGACTCCTCGGTGGCCGCCTACTTGCTGAAGGAGGCGGGCTACGAGGTGGTGGGGGCCATGATGCGCTTCTGGCCCGAGGAGCCTCCCGCCCCCCGCCTCGAGGCCGGGGGAGGCAGGGCCTGGGAAAGCTGTTGCACCCCCGACGCCGCCTACGAGGCCCGGCGGGTGGCGGAGCTGCTTGGCATCCCCTTTTACCTCTTGGACTACCGGGAGGTCTTTGCGGAGGAGATCATCCAGCCCTTCCTCCGGGACTACGCCCAGGGGAGAACCCCTAACCCCTGCGCCCGCTGCAACACCCAGGTGAAGTTTGGCGCCTTCCTGAAGCAGGCCCGTCGCCTGGGCCTGGACTACGTGGCCACGGGGCACTACGTCCGCCGGGAAGGGGAGGCCCTCCTGCGGGGGGTGGACCCGGCCAAGGACCAGACCTACTTCCTCTGGGGCACGCCCAAGGAGGCCATCCCCCATCTCCTCTTCCCTGTGGGGGGGTTCCACAAGGCCGAGGTCCGGGCCATGGCCGCCCGGGCCGGCCTCCCCACCGCCAGGAAGCCGGAAAGCCAAAACCTCTGCTTCATCGCCGGGGACCTGCGGGGGTTCCTGGCGGAAAAGCTCCAGGCCCGCCCCGGTCCCCTGGTGGACGTGGAAACCGGGGAGGTGGTGGGGGAGCACCAAGGGGCAAGCCTCTACACCCTGGGGCAGCGGAAGGGGCTTGGGCTCCACAAGACCCACTTGGAGCGGTACGTGGTGGGGCTGGACCCCGGGGCCAACATCGTCTACGTGGGCCCCAAGGAAGCGGCCTTCTGGGGAGGGCTGGAGGGGGAGGAAGTAAACCTCCTGGCCGAGCTGCCCGAGGAGGTGGAGGTCCAGGTGCGCTACCGCACCCCCCCGGTCCGGGCCAGGGTGGAGTCCCTTTCCCCCTTGCGCCTCCGCTTCCAAAGCCCCGTCTTCGCGGTAACCCCGGGGCAGAGCGCCGTCTTCTACCAGGGGGAAAGGCTTCTGGGAGGAGCGGTGATCCGCAAGGGGCTCTACAACCTGGCGGGGTTTGACCCAAAGCTGATGGAAAAGGCCTTGACCTTCTCCTGA
- a CDS encoding DUF1385 domain-containing protein — protein MRLPFLAQQATLGGSAALEGVMMKAPWAWALAVRLPNGQVHVERHEEAALAQRYPWARLPLLRGVVALWDALSVSYRALARSAELQGEEEVPKGALWGTVAFSLLLGIALFIVLPGFLSGLLLDPARHPVLYNLLAGLLKVGILVGYLLFIGRLPEIRRFFMYHGAEHKAIHAYEKGLPLTVENVLAQPRFHPRCGTTFLAFVIVVSVLVYSLIPAPEVLWWRLLARVLFLPVVAALAFELLYFSARHEDPLSRALRGLGFRFQALTVAEPTPDMVEVAIRSTQAALGEKVVA, from the coding sequence ATGCGGCTTCCTTTTCTCGCCCAACAGGCCACCCTGGGAGGGTCAGCGGCCCTGGAAGGGGTCATGATGAAGGCCCCTTGGGCCTGGGCCCTGGCGGTGCGCCTGCCCAATGGGCAGGTGCACGTGGAACGCCATGAGGAGGCCGCCCTGGCCCAGCGCTACCCCTGGGCCCGGCTCCCCCTCCTCCGCGGGGTGGTGGCCCTATGGGATGCCCTTTCCGTAAGCTACCGGGCCTTAGCGCGCAGCGCCGAACTCCAGGGGGAGGAGGAGGTGCCCAAAGGGGCCCTCTGGGGCACGGTGGCCTTCAGCCTTCTCTTGGGCATCGCCCTCTTCATCGTTCTGCCTGGCTTCCTTTCCGGCCTTCTCCTGGACCCCGCCCGCCACCCGGTGCTCTACAACCTTCTGGCCGGCCTCCTCAAGGTGGGCATCCTGGTGGGCTACCTCCTCTTCATCGGTCGGCTTCCCGAGATTCGGCGCTTCTTCATGTACCACGGGGCCGAACATAAGGCCATCCACGCTTACGAGAAGGGGCTGCCCCTCACCGTGGAAAACGTCCTGGCCCAGCCCCGTTTCCACCCCCGGTGCGGCACCACCTTTTTGGCCTTCGTCATCGTGGTTTCCGTGCTGGTCTATAGCCTCATCCCCGCTCCGGAGGTCCTGTGGTGGCGGCTTCTGGCCCGGGTGCTCTTCCTGCCGGTGGTGGCGGCCCTGGCCTTTGAGCTCCTCTACTTCTCTGCCCGGCACGAGGACCCCCTCTCCCGGGCCTTGCGGGGCCTGGGCTTCCGCTTCCAGGCCCTCACCGTGGCCGAGCCCACCCCGGACATGGTGGAGGTGGCCATCCGGAGCACGCAGGCGGCCCTGGGGGAAAAGGTGGTGGCATGA
- a CDS encoding leucyl aminopeptidase: protein MITLHAAEAPLWQAQVPLKVLWVRQGKLSPQGEALDIRLEGLLRRAWEGAGLKGESGESLLLATPEGHFLLVAADGYARQAGGRLAQLLGRYAFLEALVEPLEDGYALAEGLWLGAYRFLRYKGQPGERPLALHLLGVEEGVLERARKVAEGVYFARDLVNEPPNVLTPEALAEAALALRPLGVEVEVLDEEAIAALGMGAFLAVAQGSANPPRFIQLRYRPEGARGRLDLVGKGLTFDSGGYSLKPTEGMAAMKGDMAGAAAVLGAFKAAALLGLPVELWGYIAACENLISGRAYRVGDVLKTLSGKTVEVMNTDAEGRLTLADALAYAERQGAERILELSTLTGAAVVALGEEVAALFATEAAWGERVRQAAQRAGEKVWPMPLEAAYREKLKSPVADLKNVGDRSGGAITAALFLAEFVRVPLVHLDIAGPAFAKKAHALGPEGGTGFGVRTILEVAQDL, encoded by the coding sequence GTGATCACCCTACACGCTGCGGAAGCCCCGCTTTGGCAGGCCCAGGTTCCCCTGAAGGTCCTTTGGGTGCGCCAGGGGAAGCTTTCCCCCCAGGGAGAGGCCCTGGACATCCGCCTGGAGGGTCTCCTCCGCCGCGCCTGGGAGGGGGCGGGCCTGAAGGGGGAAAGCGGGGAGAGCCTGCTCCTCGCCACCCCTGAGGGGCATTTCCTCCTCGTGGCCGCGGATGGGTACGCCCGGCAGGCCGGGGGTAGGCTGGCCCAGCTCCTGGGCCGCTACGCTTTCCTCGAGGCCCTGGTGGAACCCCTGGAAGACGGCTACGCTCTGGCTGAAGGCCTTTGGCTTGGGGCGTACCGCTTTCTCCGCTACAAGGGCCAGCCTGGGGAAAGGCCCCTGGCCCTCCACCTCCTGGGGGTGGAAGAAGGGGTCCTGGAGCGGGCCAGAAAGGTGGCCGAGGGGGTTTACTTTGCCCGGGATCTGGTCAACGAGCCCCCCAACGTCCTCACCCCCGAGGCCCTGGCGGAGGCGGCCCTGGCCCTCAGGCCCCTGGGGGTGGAGGTGGAGGTCCTGGACGAGGAGGCCATCGCCGCCTTGGGCATGGGAGCTTTCCTGGCCGTGGCCCAGGGTTCGGCCAACCCGCCCCGCTTCATCCAGCTCCGCTACCGCCCGGAGGGGGCCAGGGGGCGGCTGGACCTGGTGGGCAAGGGGCTTACCTTTGACTCCGGGGGGTATTCCCTGAAGCCCACCGAGGGCATGGCCGCCATGAAGGGGGATATGGCCGGGGCGGCGGCGGTCCTGGGGGCTTTCAAGGCGGCGGCCCTCCTGGGGCTTCCCGTGGAGCTCTGGGGGTACATCGCCGCCTGCGAGAACCTCATCTCGGGGCGGGCCTACCGGGTGGGGGATGTGCTCAAGACCCTCTCCGGCAAGACGGTGGAGGTGATGAACACCGATGCCGAGGGCCGCCTCACCCTGGCGGATGCCCTGGCCTACGCCGAGCGCCAGGGGGCCGAGCGCATCCTGGAGCTTTCCACCCTCACCGGGGCGGCGGTGGTGGCCCTAGGGGAGGAGGTGGCGGCCCTCTTCGCCACCGAGGCCGCCTGGGGGGAGCGGGTGCGGCAAGCTGCCCAAAGGGCAGGGGAGAAGGTCTGGCCCATGCCCCTGGAGGCCGCTTACCGGGAGAAACTCAAAAGCCCCGTGGCCGACCTGAAAAACGTGGGGGACCGCAGCGGTGGGGCCATCACCGCGGCCCTCTTTTTGGCGGAGTTCGTCCGGGTGCCCCTGGTCCACCTGGACATCGCCGGGCCGGCCTTCGCCAAGAAGGCCCACGCCCTGGGGCCGGAAGGGGGTACGGGGTTTGGGGTGAGGACCATCCTGGAGGTGGCCCAGGACCTATGA